In Leguminivora glycinivorella isolate SPB_JAAS2020 chromosome 11, LegGlyc_1.1, whole genome shotgun sequence, a single window of DNA contains:
- the LOC125231199 gene encoding serine/threonine-protein kinase VRK1-like isoform X1, whose amino-acid sequence MTGRAKKAAAPKKKANGYKMPAPIATGEVIHDTTMKKKWRIGPSIGVGGFGEIYSACDHDSTPKGSNYPFVVKIEPHENGPLFVEKHFYIRNAKMEDITSFMKSKKLSSLGMPSYYGNGSHDYKGEKYRYLVLERYGRDLWSLFTESGRSFPAPTVFQIGLQMLDVLEYIHSRGYVHADIKGANILLGLKKGTENQAYLVDFGLATRVNDKEFKPDPKCAHNGTIEYTSRDAHLGVATMRGDLEILGYNMLQWLVGTLPWEKSLKQPKAVQEMKEAFMKSVKTSIAKLSGNVPDALIKFFEYINTLKPKEVPDYAKCRQIFETYLKSQGVTRNSKLVFTTTKKSKTSKTVNVDESDEEPLKKSPRKKADAKVVKKRIPKVKEASPEENGENEEPAESDKKKKAKRKSAEPSVLIKVKKPKLAPKATPPVKKNHTNMATQTSLEKRRSPRVVSFDSPISLIIGEKIPLKRSKENQKNTSADMFEDSFEEKKSKRKEKILLSDEEYTEKRVVKKKVTTVKPKGRSWKDAPTVMNGRSPPK is encoded by the exons atgacTGGGAGAGCTAAAAAGGCCGCCGCGCCAAAGAAAAAGGCCAATGGATACAAAATGCCAGCTCCTATTGCTACAGGGGAAGTAATACATGATACTACTATGAAGAAGAAATGGCGCATAGGGCCTTCCATAGGAGTTGGAGGCTTTGGGGAAATTTATTCAGCGTGTGATCATGATAGTACACCGAAAGGTTCTAACTATCCTTTTGTCGTTAAAATT GAACCTCATGAAAATGGGCCATTGTTTGTGGAGAAACATTTCTACATAAGAAATGCTAAAATGGAGGACA TTACCTCATTCATGAAAAGCAAGAAGCTCTCAAGTCTTGGGATGCCTTCGTACTACGGCAATGGTTCACATGACTACAAAGGCGAGAAATACCGATACTTGGTGCTGGAGCGCTACGGTAGAGACCTGTGGAGTCTGTTCACAGAGAGCGGAAGGTCATTCCCGGCACCAACTGTGTTCCAAATTGGTTTGCAGATG TTGGACGTACTAGAGTACATCCACAGCCGCGGCTACGTCCACGCTGACATCAAAGGCGCCAACATCCTGCTAGGGCTCAAGAAAGGGACAGAGAACCAGGCGTACTTGGTAGACTTCGGTCTGGCCACCAGGGTTAATGATAAGGAGTTCAAACCTGACCCGAAGTGTGCGCACAATGGGACGATAGAGTATACTAGCAGGGATGCTCATTTGGGAG TGGCAACAATGCGCGGTGACCTTGAGATCCTCGGCTACAACATGCTACAGTGGCTGGTGGGGACCCTGCCATGGGAGAAGTCGCTAAAGCAACCCAAAGCTGTCCAGGAGATGAAGGAAGCCTTTATGAAGAGTGTGAAGACGAGCATCGCTAAGCTGAGCGGCAATGTCCCTG ATGCCCTAATAAAATTCTTCGAATACATAAACACATTAAAGCCCAAAGAAGTTCCGGACTACGCGAAATGCCGCCAAATCTTCGAAACCTACCTCAAAAGCCAGGGCGTCACCAGGAACTCCAAACTTGTTTTTACAACCACCAAGAAATCCAAAACGTCTAAAACTGTCAATGTTGATGAAAGTGATGAGGAACCTTTGAAAAAATCACCAAGAAAGAAGGCAGACGCTAAAGTAGTTAAAAAAAGGATTCCAAAAGTAAAGGAAGCCAGTCCTGAAGAAAATGGCGAAAACGAAGAACCTGCAGAATCAGATAAGAAAAAGAAGGCCAAGAGAAAGTCAGCAGAACCTTCAGTTCTTATCAAAGTTAAGAAACCTAAATTAGCTCCGAAAGCCACACCGCCTGTAAAGAAAAATCACACAAATATGGCGACGCAAACCTCTTTAGAGAAGCGAAGAAGTCCCCGGGTAGTATCATTCGATAGTCCTATAAGTTTAATTATCGGAGAGAAGATACCTTTGAAGAGGTCTAAAGAAAATCAGAAGAACACCAGTGCTGATATGTTCGAAGATTCCTTTGAGGAGAAAAAGTCTAAGAGGAAGGAGAAAATACTTCTCTCCGATGAGGAGTATACGGAGAAGAGAGTTGTGAAAAAGAAGGTGACTACAGTCAAGCCGAAAGGGAGGTCGTGGAAAGATGCTCCGACTGTTATGAATGGTCGATCGCCACCCAAGTag
- the LOC125231225 gene encoding protein spaetzle 4 isoform X2 yields the protein MRRMYGEERHIAVLKAELENFIEDDEDENVKKTADFAEDIIKTKMMYTKKSHGRAMKVKPHFRPIQSNSNRKSDNDTLRVKPLDFDGNNTKINKTGNKNLTEITSNETVYEDKGISYKTKLESIANIELNNLDPDVITLEAVIKQSIETNSIYPNFGSVKSEPVALDAKNSSSEKNITTTTEAIMNSTETTTVDLQYDDTTTDSGKDAWKPMTPDTSTLPPTLLFSEHEKVKTDRIDTNVNTVNKKKEEFHPKPTQPEAMRPAVIKLRGANACESKEEMAAPFWANSTRGEVLALLNMYPFEQYIHLETCVNEKKQMYCREGCRCEQQYRLHRLLAYDPRNECRGIFADWFKFPACCVCKCYDVPLEFRARSPRILHPQYGEEVKRVIYEDVARDWYMSAFDDEEDLF from the exons ATGAGAAGAATGTATGGCGAAGAACGTCACATAGCAGTTTTAAAAGCAGAACTAGAAAACTTTATAGAAGACGACGAAGATGAAAATGTTAAGAAAACTGCAGACTTTGCCGAAGACATAATCAAAACAAAGATGATGTACACTAAGAAAAGCCATGGACGTGCCATGAAAGTAAAGCCCCACTTCAGACCAATCCAATCAAATTCCAATAGGAAATCAGATAACGATACTTTAAGAGTCAAACCATTAGATTTTGACGGTAATAACACCAAAATTAATAAGACTGGGAATAAAAATTTAACTGAAATAACAAGTAATGAGACGGTATATGAGGACAAAGGTATATCTTATAAAACTAAGCTTGAAAGCATTGCTAATATTGAGCTTAACAATTTGGATCCGGATGTCATAACGCTTGAAGCTGTAATAAAACAAAGCATCGAAACCAATAGCATTTACCCCAATTTTGGAAGCGTTAAAAGTGAACCAGTAGCTTTAGACGCTAAAAATAGCTCATCAGAAAAGAATATCACTACGACTACAGAAGCCATTATGAATTCGACTGAAACAACAACCGTGGATTTGCAGTACGACGACACGACTACAGACTCGGGTAAAGATGCTTGGAAGCCGATGACACCTGACACTTCAACTTTACCCCCGACACTTCTGTTTTCAGAGCACGAGAAGGTTAAGACTGACAGGATAGACACCAATGTCAACACTGTCAACAAGAAGAAGGAAGAGTTCCATCCAAAGCCTACACAGCCAGAGGCAATGCGGCCTGCAGTTATAAAATTACGAGGAgc gAACGCGTGTGAATCCAAGGAAGAGATGGCGGCCCCGTTCTGGGCGAACAGCACGCGAGGCGAGGTTCTGGCGCTACTCAATATGTACCCATTCGAGCAGTACATCCATCTAGAGACCTGTGTGAACGAGAAGAAGCAAATGTATTGCAGAGAGGGGTGCAG GTGTGAGCAGCAATACCGCCTCCACAGACTCCTGGCTTACGACCCTCGCAACGAATGCCGCGGGATCTTCGCTGACTGGTTCAAGTTCCCGGCCTGCTGTGTCTGCAAATGCTACGACGTCCCCTTGGAGTTCCGTGCCCGCTCCCCGAGAATACTACACCCACAGTACGGAGAAGAAGTGAAGAGAGTGATTTATGAAGATGTGGCTAGGGACTGGTATATGTCCGCGTTTGATGATGAAGAGGATCTCTTTTAA
- the LOC125231199 gene encoding nucleosomal histone kinase 1-like isoform X2: MEDITSFMKSKKLSSLGMPSYYGNGSHDYKGEKYRYLVLERYGRDLWSLFTESGRSFPAPTVFQIGLQMLDVLEYIHSRGYVHADIKGANILLGLKKGTENQAYLVDFGLATRVNDKEFKPDPKCAHNGTIEYTSRDAHLGVATMRGDLEILGYNMLQWLVGTLPWEKSLKQPKAVQEMKEAFMKSVKTSIAKLSGNVPDALIKFFEYINTLKPKEVPDYAKCRQIFETYLKSQGVTRNSKLVFTTTKKSKTSKTVNVDESDEEPLKKSPRKKADAKVVKKRIPKVKEASPEENGENEEPAESDKKKKAKRKSAEPSVLIKVKKPKLAPKATPPVKKNHTNMATQTSLEKRRSPRVVSFDSPISLIIGEKIPLKRSKENQKNTSADMFEDSFEEKKSKRKEKILLSDEEYTEKRVVKKKVTTVKPKGRSWKDAPTVMNGRSPPK; this comes from the exons ATGGAGGACA TTACCTCATTCATGAAAAGCAAGAAGCTCTCAAGTCTTGGGATGCCTTCGTACTACGGCAATGGTTCACATGACTACAAAGGCGAGAAATACCGATACTTGGTGCTGGAGCGCTACGGTAGAGACCTGTGGAGTCTGTTCACAGAGAGCGGAAGGTCATTCCCGGCACCAACTGTGTTCCAAATTGGTTTGCAGATG TTGGACGTACTAGAGTACATCCACAGCCGCGGCTACGTCCACGCTGACATCAAAGGCGCCAACATCCTGCTAGGGCTCAAGAAAGGGACAGAGAACCAGGCGTACTTGGTAGACTTCGGTCTGGCCACCAGGGTTAATGATAAGGAGTTCAAACCTGACCCGAAGTGTGCGCACAATGGGACGATAGAGTATACTAGCAGGGATGCTCATTTGGGAG TGGCAACAATGCGCGGTGACCTTGAGATCCTCGGCTACAACATGCTACAGTGGCTGGTGGGGACCCTGCCATGGGAGAAGTCGCTAAAGCAACCCAAAGCTGTCCAGGAGATGAAGGAAGCCTTTATGAAGAGTGTGAAGACGAGCATCGCTAAGCTGAGCGGCAATGTCCCTG ATGCCCTAATAAAATTCTTCGAATACATAAACACATTAAAGCCCAAAGAAGTTCCGGACTACGCGAAATGCCGCCAAATCTTCGAAACCTACCTCAAAAGCCAGGGCGTCACCAGGAACTCCAAACTTGTTTTTACAACCACCAAGAAATCCAAAACGTCTAAAACTGTCAATGTTGATGAAAGTGATGAGGAACCTTTGAAAAAATCACCAAGAAAGAAGGCAGACGCTAAAGTAGTTAAAAAAAGGATTCCAAAAGTAAAGGAAGCCAGTCCTGAAGAAAATGGCGAAAACGAAGAACCTGCAGAATCAGATAAGAAAAAGAAGGCCAAGAGAAAGTCAGCAGAACCTTCAGTTCTTATCAAAGTTAAGAAACCTAAATTAGCTCCGAAAGCCACACCGCCTGTAAAGAAAAATCACACAAATATGGCGACGCAAACCTCTTTAGAGAAGCGAAGAAGTCCCCGGGTAGTATCATTCGATAGTCCTATAAGTTTAATTATCGGAGAGAAGATACCTTTGAAGAGGTCTAAAGAAAATCAGAAGAACACCAGTGCTGATATGTTCGAAGATTCCTTTGAGGAGAAAAAGTCTAAGAGGAAGGAGAAAATACTTCTCTCCGATGAGGAGTATACGGAGAAGAGAGTTGTGAAAAAGAAGGTGACTACAGTCAAGCCGAAAGGGAGGTCGTGGAAAGATGCTCCGACTGTTATGAATGGTCGATCGCCACCCAAGTag
- the LOC125231225 gene encoding protein spaetzle 4 isoform X3 yields MRVAIAFIFVVPHVLGYDYASACARPQRAGRARASAPCDLSKQSYCTSPGEGYPWHAIRRFVKENQGLMRRMYGEERHIAVLKAELENFIEDDEDENVKKTADFAEDIIKTKMMYTKKSHGRAMKVKPHFRPIQSNSNRKSDNDTLRVKPLDFDGNNTKINKTGNKNLTEITSNETVYEDKEHEKVKTDRIDTNVNTVNKKKEEFHPKPTQPEAMRPAVIKLRGANACESKEEMAAPFWANSTRGEVLALLNMYPFEQYIHLETCVNEKKQMYCREGCRCEQQYRLHRLLAYDPRNECRGIFADWFKFPACCVCKCYDVPLEFRARSPRILHPQYGEEVKRVIYEDVARDWYMSAFDDEEDLF; encoded by the exons GTGCCTCACGTGTTGGGGTACGACTATGCGTCGGCGTGCGCGCGGCCGCAACGCGCGGGGCGCGCGCGCGCCTCCGCCCCCTGCGATCTCAGCAAGCAGAGCTACTGCACCAGCCCGGGAGAAGGTTACCCGTGGCACGCCATCAGGAGATTTGTGAAGGAAAATCAG GGTCTCATGAGAAGAATGTATGGCGAAGAACGTCACATAGCAGTTTTAAAAGCAGAACTAGAAAACTTTATAGAAGACGACGAAGATGAAAATGTTAAGAAAACTGCAGACTTTGCCGAAGACATAATCAAAACAAAGATGATGTACACTAAGAAAAGCCATGGACGTGCCATGAAAGTAAAGCCCCACTTCAGACCAATCCAATCAAATTCCAATAGGAAATCAGATAACGATACTTTAAGAGTCAAACCATTAGATTTTGACGGTAATAACACCAAAATTAATAAGACTGGGAATAAAAATTTAACTGAAATAACAAGTAATGAGACGGTATATGAGGACAAAG AGCACGAGAAGGTTAAGACTGACAGGATAGACACCAATGTCAACACTGTCAACAAGAAGAAGGAAGAGTTCCATCCAAAGCCTACACAGCCAGAGGCAATGCGGCCTGCAGTTATAAAATTACGAGGAgc gAACGCGTGTGAATCCAAGGAAGAGATGGCGGCCCCGTTCTGGGCGAACAGCACGCGAGGCGAGGTTCTGGCGCTACTCAATATGTACCCATTCGAGCAGTACATCCATCTAGAGACCTGTGTGAACGAGAAGAAGCAAATGTATTGCAGAGAGGGGTGCAG GTGTGAGCAGCAATACCGCCTCCACAGACTCCTGGCTTACGACCCTCGCAACGAATGCCGCGGGATCTTCGCTGACTGGTTCAAGTTCCCGGCCTGCTGTGTCTGCAAATGCTACGACGTCCCCTTGGAGTTCCGTGCCCGCTCCCCGAGAATACTACACCCACAGTACGGAGAAGAAGTGAAGAGAGTGATTTATGAAGATGTGGCTAGGGACTGGTATATGTCCGCGTTTGATGATGAAGAGGATCTCTTTTAA
- the LOC125231225 gene encoding protein spaetzle 4 isoform X4 has product MRVAIAFIFVVPHVLGYDYASACARPQRAGRARASAPCDLSKQSYCTSPGEGYPWHAIRRFVKENQGLMRRMYGEERHIAVLKAELENFIEDDEDENVKKTADFAEDIIKTKMMYTKKSHGRAMKVKPHFRPIQSNSNRKSDNDTLRVKPLDFDEHEKVKTDRIDTNVNTVNKKKEEFHPKPTQPEAMRPAVIKLRGANACESKEEMAAPFWANSTRGEVLALLNMYPFEQYIHLETCVNEKKQMYCREGCRCEQQYRLHRLLAYDPRNECRGIFADWFKFPACCVCKCYDVPLEFRARSPRILHPQYGEEVKRVIYEDVARDWYMSAFDDEEDLF; this is encoded by the exons GTGCCTCACGTGTTGGGGTACGACTATGCGTCGGCGTGCGCGCGGCCGCAACGCGCGGGGCGCGCGCGCGCCTCCGCCCCCTGCGATCTCAGCAAGCAGAGCTACTGCACCAGCCCGGGAGAAGGTTACCCGTGGCACGCCATCAGGAGATTTGTGAAGGAAAATCAG GGTCTCATGAGAAGAATGTATGGCGAAGAACGTCACATAGCAGTTTTAAAAGCAGAACTAGAAAACTTTATAGAAGACGACGAAGATGAAAATGTTAAGAAAACTGCAGACTTTGCCGAAGACATAATCAAAACAAAGATGATGTACACTAAGAAAAGCCATGGACGTGCCATGAAAGTAAAGCCCCACTTCAGACCAATCCAATCAAATTCCAATAGGAAATCAGATAACGATACTTTAAGAGTCAAACCATTAGATTTTGACG AGCACGAGAAGGTTAAGACTGACAGGATAGACACCAATGTCAACACTGTCAACAAGAAGAAGGAAGAGTTCCATCCAAAGCCTACACAGCCAGAGGCAATGCGGCCTGCAGTTATAAAATTACGAGGAgc gAACGCGTGTGAATCCAAGGAAGAGATGGCGGCCCCGTTCTGGGCGAACAGCACGCGAGGCGAGGTTCTGGCGCTACTCAATATGTACCCATTCGAGCAGTACATCCATCTAGAGACCTGTGTGAACGAGAAGAAGCAAATGTATTGCAGAGAGGGGTGCAG GTGTGAGCAGCAATACCGCCTCCACAGACTCCTGGCTTACGACCCTCGCAACGAATGCCGCGGGATCTTCGCTGACTGGTTCAAGTTCCCGGCCTGCTGTGTCTGCAAATGCTACGACGTCCCCTTGGAGTTCCGTGCCCGCTCCCCGAGAATACTACACCCACAGTACGGAGAAGAAGTGAAGAGAGTGATTTATGAAGATGTGGCTAGGGACTGGTATATGTCCGCGTTTGATGATGAAGAGGATCTCTTTTAA
- the LOC125231225 gene encoding protein spaetzle 4 isoform X1, producing the protein MRVAIAFIFVVPHVLGYDYASACARPQRAGRARASAPCDLSKQSYCTSPGEGYPWHAIRRFVKENQGLMRRMYGEERHIAVLKAELENFIEDDEDENVKKTADFAEDIIKTKMMYTKKSHGRAMKVKPHFRPIQSNSNRKSDNDTLRVKPLDFDGNNTKINKTGNKNLTEITSNETVYEDKGISYKTKLESIANIELNNLDPDVITLEAVIKQSIETNSIYPNFGSVKSEPVALDAKNSSSEKNITTTTEAIMNSTETTTVDLQYDDTTTDSGKDAWKPMTPDTSTLPPTLLFSEHEKVKTDRIDTNVNTVNKKKEEFHPKPTQPEAMRPAVIKLRGANACESKEEMAAPFWANSTRGEVLALLNMYPFEQYIHLETCVNEKKQMYCREGCRCEQQYRLHRLLAYDPRNECRGIFADWFKFPACCVCKCYDVPLEFRARSPRILHPQYGEEVKRVIYEDVARDWYMSAFDDEEDLF; encoded by the exons GTGCCTCACGTGTTGGGGTACGACTATGCGTCGGCGTGCGCGCGGCCGCAACGCGCGGGGCGCGCGCGCGCCTCCGCCCCCTGCGATCTCAGCAAGCAGAGCTACTGCACCAGCCCGGGAGAAGGTTACCCGTGGCACGCCATCAGGAGATTTGTGAAGGAAAATCAG GGTCTCATGAGAAGAATGTATGGCGAAGAACGTCACATAGCAGTTTTAAAAGCAGAACTAGAAAACTTTATAGAAGACGACGAAGATGAAAATGTTAAGAAAACTGCAGACTTTGCCGAAGACATAATCAAAACAAAGATGATGTACACTAAGAAAAGCCATGGACGTGCCATGAAAGTAAAGCCCCACTTCAGACCAATCCAATCAAATTCCAATAGGAAATCAGATAACGATACTTTAAGAGTCAAACCATTAGATTTTGACGGTAATAACACCAAAATTAATAAGACTGGGAATAAAAATTTAACTGAAATAACAAGTAATGAGACGGTATATGAGGACAAAGGTATATCTTATAAAACTAAGCTTGAAAGCATTGCTAATATTGAGCTTAACAATTTGGATCCGGATGTCATAACGCTTGAAGCTGTAATAAAACAAAGCATCGAAACCAATAGCATTTACCCCAATTTTGGAAGCGTTAAAAGTGAACCAGTAGCTTTAGACGCTAAAAATAGCTCATCAGAAAAGAATATCACTACGACTACAGAAGCCATTATGAATTCGACTGAAACAACAACCGTGGATTTGCAGTACGACGACACGACTACAGACTCGGGTAAAGATGCTTGGAAGCCGATGACACCTGACACTTCAACTTTACCCCCGACACTTCTGTTTTCAGAGCACGAGAAGGTTAAGACTGACAGGATAGACACCAATGTCAACACTGTCAACAAGAAGAAGGAAGAGTTCCATCCAAAGCCTACACAGCCAGAGGCAATGCGGCCTGCAGTTATAAAATTACGAGGAgc gAACGCGTGTGAATCCAAGGAAGAGATGGCGGCCCCGTTCTGGGCGAACAGCACGCGAGGCGAGGTTCTGGCGCTACTCAATATGTACCCATTCGAGCAGTACATCCATCTAGAGACCTGTGTGAACGAGAAGAAGCAAATGTATTGCAGAGAGGGGTGCAG GTGTGAGCAGCAATACCGCCTCCACAGACTCCTGGCTTACGACCCTCGCAACGAATGCCGCGGGATCTTCGCTGACTGGTTCAAGTTCCCGGCCTGCTGTGTCTGCAAATGCTACGACGTCCCCTTGGAGTTCCGTGCCCGCTCCCCGAGAATACTACACCCACAGTACGGAGAAGAAGTGAAGAGAGTGATTTATGAAGATGTGGCTAGGGACTGGTATATGTCCGCGTTTGATGATGAAGAGGATCTCTTTTAA